From the Salvelinus fontinalis isolate EN_2023a chromosome 21, ASM2944872v1, whole genome shotgun sequence genome, the window CAGCCTCCGAGGCTAAATGGCCTAGCATCTTGACTCATATGCTGTGTGTACAATGACTTTAGAATGAAATAACGCTTATCTCTTATCTTATCTCAACACAATGCTATATAATTAAAGTGTGAAATCAAGGAATAAGGACGACAGAAACAATGCAGGGAGAAGTTGAATTGGGAGGTGGATTTATAAAGTGGATGAACACATGCGTTGACTAAAATAAATGAATGGAATAAATTGGTAGTTTATTCAAGAACTGACTCAGATATTTAGACAGATTTTGTTAGACAATTACATAAGGAGGGCACATAGTAGAATATAGGCCTAACTATGTATTGATATAACTTTTGCAGTTCTTCATTGTATCGTGGCCTGTCTGTGTATTTCAAACTCTTACTCCTCTGCCAATTAATAGCCATTTTGACGTCAGATAGGAAAGTGGTCATTACACGTGCTCTCATACATCACAGAGAAGAAAGCAGGGCAAAGTCATAAATATAGATCCCTCTTTTCTGTACCACATTAAGATTTAATGATTTAATAAAATGAGGCATTGTAGAAATTACAGGGAGGGATCCAAAGTGGAGCGAGGAGGGTACACTAGGATGAGGTCATCTAGTCAACCGGATAACAATTTAATGATATTTTGTTATTAGTGTTAATTAGATTTGTGTTATTTGCTTAGGTAGGCCTTTGCCTTTGCCCCTGAGCTGCACAACAATAGTGTACAGTCCTTTGCCCCTGCACAACAATAGTGTACAGTCCAAGTCTAGTTTATCACTTGAATTCTCTCTCCTAAGACTCTTGGCTGCTGTTGTGGTTGGATTGAAGCTGTGAGCTGGCTGTCATGCCTGCCTTATGTCTGCTCACATGGACCTGCCGTGAGGGTATTTCCcacaggaggcagggagggagagggggagagagagagagacaatgtgggagatgaaaagagagggaggaggtttgGGTGAGAGGCAGGGAAAAGAGAGAATGTGTGGTaggggcagagaggcagagaggatgtGTGTaggagtaagagagagaaagggagagagggaagaaagaaaaTCTGTTCGGTATTTCTGGTGTAATGGTGAGTATCGAGGTCTGGACACCTAATGAGAGCCCAAGTGCTTTCTTCTGAACACAGaagctgcttctctctctctctctctttctctctctctcttaatccccctctctctttctctctctctccctctctgcctcttccctctccccactAATTTGTAAGCTGTGCTACCAAAtttgattgatttgcacattgGAGGCGCTCCAATAGCCTACCTTTCTATATACTGCAGGCAGCACAGTATGTATCCCTCTTGCTTTCTTGAAGCCATTATAGCAATCTTCTCTTTAAAATGTCATATCAACTCCTCTGACAATAGCAGGGTCATGTTGTACCTGTAAAAGATGTCATATGCAAAGTGGAGCTCTATTCAGAACTAACAGTACTACTTATGTTTGAATAAATACAAAAAGTAGATCTTTAGTTGGCTTTGTAGCTCAGGGCCCttatttcaaaagtgcttatcTAGAATCATCCTCCCCTGTCCATATAACCGTATTCCGCACTCCTACTCTGGCAAGCCCAGGGCTTTTAATTACAAAGGAAACATAATTAATGACCCCGAGCTAGTGGCCAAGGTGACCGAACCGCTGAACacatgacaatgtaaaaatcaaatcaaactttatttgtcacatacaacaagtgtagaccttaccgtgaaatgcttacttacaagtccttaaccaacggtgcagttcaagaagagttatgaaaatatttaccaaataaactaaagtaaaacataatgatggtgttgtattcgtgtttggccacgcagtcgtgggtgaacagggagtacaggaggggactaagtacacatccctgaggggccccagtgttgaggatcagtgtggcagacgtaTTGTTGGCTACCCTTACCACTTggaggcggcctgtcaggaagtccaggttccagttgtttagtcccaggttccttagtttagtgatgagcttcgtgggcactatggtgttgaacgctggcTGAGCTGTAGTCCATGAACAGCATGCTTACATAGGTGTTGCTTAAATCCTGAAGGAATATAGGCCTAAGCTCCATGTTTGCCTACTAATGTTATAATTTATAGGCCTATGGGATTGTGGTGTAATTTGTCTACCTAGCGCTCAGATTTGAACGCGTCAGTATATAGAAAATACAGCATTGAGTTTCTTTGGAAGAATTGCCAACTGACGCTTCAGACAAACACTCTAGGCACTGTACGCAGCCATAATAGAAGTAAAGAAAAACCTCATCAAAGCCTATTCACCATTTCCTTGCGCTGTTTGCACATCGTGTCCCTACCCACTTGACAGTTGCTCTTGTATCTTAACTGTGTATTCCCTCTGCATTTAGGGGAGCGACATCCGTGGTGTGTAGATGTCGACAGAAGGGAACACAGAAGCCGTTTGCGGTGAAAACGCTGAAGAAGACCGTACGTTCTCGCTGTATATTCGCGGTAGAGTCTCAGTGTAGTCATTTTACCCAGAGACTACAACACGCTAAATGTCCTTCCTTAACCCAGTTCTGTTTTGTTTCTGCAGGTGGACAAGAAGATAGTAAGGACAGAGATAGGTGTTCTACTTCGACTCTCTCACCCAAACATTGTGAGTGTTCTACAGCACTTTTGGGCTGTCCTTGCAGAGAATTTACGATTGCTGTTGTTTTTTTTATTAATGCGgaatttgtttgtttttgttttacttCTTCCAGATCAAACTAAAAGAGATATTTGAGACCCCATCAGAGATCAGTCTGGTCTTAGAGCTTGTGACTGGAGGAGAGCTCTTTGATAGGTTAGTTAACTGCCctaatggtcacacacacacacacacatactctctgtACCATTCCTCTGTTACAACAATCACAACACATGTTATTCTCTCAGGGTTGTAGAGAAGGGCTTCTACACTGAACGGGATGCTGCTGATGCTGTCAAACAAGTACTAGAAGCCGTTGCAGTGAGTTGACTTCATTCCTCTGACACCTGTCAAAAAGTAGGCCGATAAATGTCTAGCAAACTCTTGACATACTGTAAAACCATCACACATTCACTTCGCCTGTCTCCTTATCTATACATTATAAAGGACAAAAGGGAAATAGAAAGCTTTTTCCGTAATCAAATCCCAAACTCACTGTCATTTGAACCAGCACTGTTGGATCAACAGTGGACACGGTTTAAGTTCACTTCATTGAGCTATCGCATAACCAAACGTTTGTCTCTCACTGAGCTATCTTTGACATCTTATCCCCATGGACCGAGCCATATGGCATTAACTTGTTAGTGTCTTGTAAGAGATCTCCTTCCATGATCCTCAGTTAGCAACAAATTGATGTTGCCAAGGAGATGAAAtagtaagacagggaatttttaacaCATCGAAACCAGCCTAGGACTTGGTGTTGTAGTCAGTTTACATGATGCAACAGCTGCTGTTTTCCCAACGGGTTGGCTCAGGGGAGGGCTTTTCTTAAAGTTTCCTCGTGTCGTTGAGCAAGTGCTGAGAAAGTGTTTGTTCCGTGTTGATTTGGAGTGATTTCTTTATGTTGTACACGGTCACTTGAAAGACAGCAGAGAGCTTCTGCAGTCTGTGTTACGTGACAAACTCCTTCTGGATATCTAGCTGACGTCCCAGTGGAGCATTGCGGCAGCCTCATTTCCCGCCAATCTCACTGACACATCTACACTTAAGTCCCCACTCTGTTTGGGACCGATTCCTTCGTTATAGGCAACTCATTAGGTGTCATCTTAGCATCACAATGTGTTGATTATTTTGGACACGTTATGCTGTGATAGCGGAGAATCCAGAGATTCTTTGTTACGTTTTTTTTACTATGTCAAAAGACGGTGTTAGGCTAATGTTCTTGATATTGATATTTCACCATTGCCTATGCGTCTCAAAATATTATTTGTCCTCCTTGGCCAAATACATCGGCTAGCCCACCTCTCAGGTAGGCCCTGCTTTACTTTCTCTGGCAGAAGAGCACCACAGTCAATGAGAATACACAGCTGTGTCGTTGGGGTACTGTACAAATAGCTTTTTTTTATGGTGCGATGGCATCCGTGGGAGGCCTGGgatgtgtgcggtgtgtgtgtgtgtggtgggggctACTGTCTTTGCTcctttcctccttctcttcttccaTCCTTTCATCCCTCCCaccggatgagaggagaggagaattccCCTCTGACATCATAGAGAGGTCAGACCGGGGGAGGGGGGTTACAATACATAGTGTGTGGGGAGAAAATTACGCCTTCGTTCACTGTGAACAACATCTATTCAACTCTGTCATTCCCAAGCAGAAAATATGTCTGTTTTGTTGCGTAATAAGTGTGGCTCTTTCAGTGCGAACCTTGATGCTTAGAAATGTATTGTCAGTGCCAGTGGAATGGAATGTGGTTTTCTTTAACAGCTTGATGTTAAGAGTTTACACAAGAAACTTGGGATTTGGATATACACCCACCCACAGTGTGCAGATGATATAAAGTTCTACAATAGGTTGCTTTACAAACAGGTATCATTATCAAGGCAGTGGGCCATAGACTTGTCCGAGTAGGTCTACATCCATGACACTACAAAGTCTGAGAACACGTTGCTTTCCCTCACTCAAATCCCACCTTTGTCTTTCCAATGACCAGCGTTATCAAGGCAGCTGCCTTGTGCTGTTGTTTTCTGTGACTGTGCAGAATTCCATGGCCCACGCTGCCTTGTTTGATGAGTTACTGTGGTAGCAAAGGTGAAAGTCCTCGCTGAACCCCGAAACAGTTTAAAACATGCTTACACCCAGTACACAGTATCATAGAACATTGTTTAACGGTGTAAAACACTCTATTGGCAACAATAAGAAAGAGGTTGTGAAAGATCGTTGAACTTTGCATTTTGTTTATACATTTTTAACAGTGCACTATAGTGCAGGAATGTTACGGTTCTGCGTAGGAAAGGAACTGTGGGGGTAGATACCGCCCCAAAATCCCTAGCAGTCCAGCTCTATACTCGCCACCAGACAGATCAATAACACTATATATGTATAGGAGTCAGTCAGTTATGCTGTTGTCTTGTGTCTTTGGGCAGTACCTGCATGAGAACGGCGTGGTGCACCGAGACCTGAAACCCGAGAACCTCCTATATGCCACCTCAGCACCAGATGCTCCCCTCAAAATAGGTGGGTGCGTAAGTCAATACACTGTGGGATTCACTATGATTATCCCACAGAACATCCATTGAGCCTGAACAGACTCTGCTGtgctatcagatacagaactgaGATAATTGGGGAATCAATGCCAAAGATTCTATTATTTTCTTTTGTTTTCCATTCTATTGTACCAGTGTTCTAATCTATTCTACTATTTTATTATAATACCAGATCATGAGAACTTCCAGAAATAGGCATGATCTCTAATATAGCTCTTTGTCTTTTTGCAGCTGATTTTGGACTGTCAAAGATCATCGACGATCAGGTCACAATGAAGACAGTTTGTGGTACACCAGgatactgtggtgagttgtaaCCGATGACTGTGATGCTATTTAATTCACTTGGAACAAAATAATAGACAGTGCCATTTCAGACATAGCAGATGTGCTGTTTTGGTCATGCCTGCTTTACCTGCCAAGTTTTGAGCAGAGATAAGTACCCTGAGGATAGTTTGCACTGTATATTGTAATATTTATCCACATACTACATAGTATGCTCTTCCTTGGATTAATTATTGAGTAAGAATTCCTTACTTTGTTTttcatctctgtttctctccctcctccacgtGTTGCCTCTCATCCCCCCCACATCCTGCGCTTCTctttcctccccccccccccccccccccccccctctatcctTGCCTCCCTCCAGCCCCAGAGATCCTGCGAGGATGTGCTTATGGACCTGAGGTTGACATGTGGTCGGTGGGCGTTATCACGTACATCTTGTAAGTGACACCAGCCCCTCAAAAGTGTACTGTAAACCGTGAATCACGTCATTGAAAATACATCAGTTCATTTTGACaccaaacagttttgttattttgttagcagcaaacaacaacaacaaaatgcatCAATAATTTGTGTTCTTTATTTGATAAGAGGAAGTACAGACCTTTTTTTAATTGCATTTTTAGGCCATTTTGGTTTCTGGATCGAGGGTGTTGGTGCATTCATGTTTAAGAGAAGCTGAGTGTTTTTTATCTCCTCACATACTGATTGGTATACATAGTATGTGGGTGTGAGTTCCCCATTATACAGCAAGCAGGGAAATGGTAGTGCAACTGCAAGCAACAGCATTCAGAAGAAGCACAGACTACTAGTTAATTAATATTAAACTGTAAAAAATTACATATTTTGAAGGCACATCAatatgagagaaaaagagagtgagtTTCTTATTATTTTGTTCAACATTTAAAGGCAAACCTATGTGCGAGGAGGATTGCATCTCCAATAGAGTTGTAGCTCAGGCCCCTGCGGCTGTCAGAGCCTGTCAGACTGTGCCAGCCAGTGAATCAATAGACAGGAGCTGTCTGTGGTTGATGTATACCACATTTTTCATCCTCCCTCTGACAGGCTATGTGGCTTTGAACCGTTCTTCGATGATAGAGGAGACCAGTACATGTTTAAGAGGATCCTCAACTGTGAATATGAGTTTGTCTCCCCCTGGTGGGACAATGTGTCCCTCAATGCCAAGGATCTGGTGAGTTCTATTTATTGTTACCAGGGGTCCAGAGGTTACCACAGTTCCGCTGCCGGGTTGACATTTCCCCCTGGTACTTAGACCTAATTGATAAATCAGTAATTGGTGGAGAATGCAAACCTAGAATGCAAACCTTACCAGCATGAGGGTTCTCTTCTTGCCCTGTCGACTGCTGGCTTGGCTTCTGAAAAAACATAGTGTGCTGTACTTCCAGAACCCATTAGACCATGGGTTAAACAATGGCGAACGTGCATAAAGATGGCAGAATTCCAATACGACGTCATTGTTTTAGCACTATCGACACTGAGTTTTTAAACTACGGCACGTGATATGGTTCAATGTGCCAATAAATCTTCACAATCCTACTTGTTTTGGTTTTTCAAATTGCAGGTTTTTCAAATTGCAGCAGGGATCATTTATACTCTGCTAATGACCATACAAAAAAAAGAATAACAGAGAGCAATGTACAATAAGGTGAACTTAGCAAAACAAGGAATTTGTGGTAAGTGCATGGAGCGACATCTTTATGCACCTCTGCTTTTGGTTAGGCATATGGTTGCGTGCTGCATTGTAGCATtgggtcaggtgaactgtttCCCAGCTGAAGGGTCGGTGGGAGTGTGTCCATGTAGGTGTGTCTGATTTCTAAAATAAGATAAAAAGGAGGGTAACTAGACTACATCCATCTCcaactgtatttctgtattttatctacAAATTATGAACTGGGCCGACTTGTTATGGGGACCAAAAAAAACTGCATGAACAGCATCCAAGCAAATAATGAATTCAGACTCAGTCTCAGTGACCCAGTTACTAACCATATGCTACTGTatgtgctgctgtcctgtaggTGAGAAAGCTGATTGTCCAGGATCCAAAGAAGCGGTTAACGACCTTGCAAGCACTGCAGCACCCCTGGGTGACTGGGAAGGCAGTTAACTCAGCCCATATGGACACTGCTCAGAAGAAACTGCAGGAGTTCAATGCACGCCGAAAACTCAAGGTAGATACAAAAACAAATCCTCTGTCGTTTTTTTGTACAGTAGTTGAGGGCAAGTGGTACTATGTGTAATTTATTGATGTCTCGCCATTTTAAAGTAATGATTGTGTGCTTGTGTCAATATCCTTTGATTGAAtacggttgaagtcggaagtttacatacacttaggttggagtcattaaaactcgtttttcaaccactccacaaatttcttgttcaccaactatagttttggcaagtgggttagaacatctactttgtgcatgacacaagtaatttttccaacaattgtttacagacagattatttcacttataattcactttatcacaattcttggaaaattccagaaaattatgtcgtgctttagaagcttctgacgggctaattgacatcatttgactcaattggaggtgtacctgtggatgtatttcaaggcctaacttcaaactcagtgcctctttccttgacatcatgggaaaatctaaagaaatcagccaagacctcagaaatcaacttgtagacccccacaagtctggttcatccttgggagcaatttccaaacgcctgaagttaccactttcatctgtacaaacaatagtagtcaagtataaacaccatggaaccacgcagccggcataccgctcaggaaggagacgcgttctgtctcctagagatgaaggtcctttggtgcgaaaagtgcaaatcaatcccagatcaacagcaaaggaccttgtgaagatgctggaggaaacgggtacaaaagtatctatatccacagtaaaacgagtcatatatcgacataacctgaaaggccgctcagcaaggaagaagccactgctccaaaaccgccataaaaacaccatactacggtttgcaactacacatggggacaaagatcatactttttggagaaatgtcctctggtctgatgaaacaactagaactgtttggccataatgaccatcgttatgtttggaggaaaaagggggaggcttgcaagttgaaggacaccatcccaaccgtgaagcacgggggtggcagcatcattttgtgggggtgctttgctgcaggagggactggtgcacttcacaaaataggcaaatgggtcttccaaatggacaatgaccccaagcatacttccaaagttgtggcaaaatggcttaaggacaataatgttcaagctattggagtggccatcacaaagccctgaccgcattcctatagaaagtttgtgggcagaactgaaaaagcatgtgcgagcaaggaggcctacaaacctgactcagttacaccagctctgtcaggaggaatgggccaaaattcacccaacttattgtgggaagcttgtggaaggctacctgaaacatttaacccaagttaaataatttaaaggcaatgctaccaaatactaattgagtgtatgtaaacttctgacccacttggaatgtgatgaaagaaataaaagctgaaataaataattctctctactactattctgacatttcacattcttaaaataaagtggtgatcctaactgacctaagacagggattttttactaggattaaatgtcaggaattgtgaaaaacttgagtttaaatgtatttgactaaggtgtatgtaaacttttgacttcaactgtatatttggaATGCAAGCAGATACAAACatatactgagtataccaaacattaagaacaccttcctaatattgagttgcaacccccctTTTGCgttcaaaacagcctcaatttatcggggcatggactttacaaggtgttgaaaacgttccacagggaagctggcccatgttgtgtcaagttggctggatgtcctttgggtggtggaccattcttgatacacacgggaaactgttgagcatgaaaagccCATCAGCATCGCAGTACTTGCCACAAACctgtgctcctggcacctactaccataccctgtgtAAATGCACTTTCATATTTTGTCTTGACCATtcgccctctgaatggcacatacacaattcatgtctcaactgcttcaaggcttaaaaatacttctttaacctctcctccccttcatctacactgatttgaagtggatttaacaagtgacatcaataagggatcataacttcacctggattcacctcatcagtctatgtcctggaaatagcaggtgttcttaatgttttgtatactcagtttaAATGATTGCTATAATCTGTTGATTTATCTGCATAGTCAGAGTGGGCCTGCACATTAATCCTAAACTATGTCAATGAATGATGTGTTTGTTGACAGGCTGCCGTAAAGGCCGTGGTGGCCTCGTCACGATTGGGCAGCGCTGGCAGTCACGGCCACGCTGACAACAGCAAGAGCAGCAACTGCAACAGCGCCACCAATCAGGAAGGGGCACAAGAGGAGCAGCCACGGAACGATCAGTCACAGATCCAGGAAGGATCCTAACTGTGAATCTCCTCTGTTGTTGCATGTCACCCTGTGAAGCCATTCTACCCTCCTGTTGGACTGTGAAGTTTGAGAGGAACCATATATGGTCTCAGCTATACTGGAGATACTCCGCCTGGCTTTATTGCATGTGACTGATTAATTAAATGATGTACAACCATACTGATTCAGCACATTGCAACAGCATGCCACAAGTATTTGAAGTACACGTGAAATCAGAGTTTACGACTGCGCATGCCCATTTCTTAACTCACACAACAAGTAACTTCACTGGATCTATTCCATTATACCATGTCATAACTGCAAAATGACACCTAAGTGTTCACAGTATTAATTTGCCGGTTTATAAATTAATTCATAACGATGGTAATCATCATGATGCTCCGGTGGCAGAATATAAAAGTAACTTCACTGGATCTATTCCATTATACCATGTCATAACTGCAAAATGACACCTAAGTGTTCACAGTATTAAAGTAACTTCACTGGATCTATTCCATTATACCATGTCATAACTGCAAAATGACACCTAAGTGTTCACAGTATTAATTTGCCGGTTTATAAATTAATTCATAACGATGGTAATCATCATGATGCTCCGGTGGAGAATTGATTTAGGTTGATTTGCAGTAGTGGTTGAGTAGGCCTTCAGTATCTGTTTGGAGAACGGGTTGGACACATTTTTCAGATGGTCATAAACCTTTATTACAACTTCTAAGGAGAATGCCTTATTGTATCTTATTAACTGTGTTTTACACTCCTTTTGTAAGAAATATTTAGTATcttgttaaaggtccaatgcaccCGTTTTTATcagaatatcaaataatttcaggGTAACAATATCAATTAAAATGGTCGAAAGAAAcaaattgcttcttagcaaagaccaatttctcaagcaagaattttgctaggactgtctgggagtgatctgagtggggaggggaaaactgaaaactagctgttattggtagACAAAAGTGACGTTATTTAAAAGTGTAGAGTTGTTTTACCATTAAGaacttttttttttgtatacCAAAATGGATGTGTACAACTGAAAAGGCACCCCAGTTTTTTTTTATTGCCAAATACACCATTTTCGTGGAAATGGACAAGTAGATATTCAGTGCCAAAATTGTTTGAGTCTGTTGCTTTATTCGATAATATCCCACCTCTGTCATATACAATGGAAGAGGCTGTTTTCTTGGTGCGAATATTTCTATCTCATTAATCCATTAACTGACATGCCTTGTAGTGGAATGTTTGTTTATCTACAAAGAAAAAGGTTGGCTGTGTATTGAATTTTAGCATGATTTTGCCTGCAGTATAAAGGAATGTTGTGGATAATATATGAACTGTATTCAACAAGGGTTGTCCTTTTGCATGTGGGAACTGCTGCGGTTGGCTGTTAAAATGCCCTATAGTTGACTTACATCACATGACAGATGTAATCTGTGTTAAACAGTGAAGTATTAGAGGCCTTCTGAAGGCCCCAAGACGTCAACTTGATATTAATTTTATATGCTCAAGGGAACATTTAATAATTCAGTGTTGTCTTAAAATGGTTACCATTAGGATTGATTTGGTATGGACtgcaggataaaaaataaaactttATGAAGTTGTAAGTTCGAGTGGTTTTGTATATCTGACAGCTTATGTACTTTTTGAACCAATAGTTTTATCAAGTAAAGAATAATGGCAGTATCCTTAACATATTGTTTTATTAACCTACCATTTCCAGTGTTTTCGATTCATTGTAGATTAAttaggcggggggggggggggggggggggtattggtcTCCATCGCCCAGTACTGGAGGATGCACCTATCCTGACCAATGTCTATGGTTGTGTAAGTATAATGTATGTAACAGGTAAATGTGGAGAGTGAGCTGTAAGGGGGATCCATGTATCCTGTGGTGAGAGCACTATTCACTGCGCCACGAAAGCCCTGGCCTCGAGGGCAGAGGCAGTAGTATTCTCACATAGCTATGCCATGCTACAGAATTACCCCTCTCTCTCGAAACGTCCTTGCATTTGCACCAAGCCCTAAATGCAAACCGGTAAGC encodes:
- the camk4 gene encoding calcium/calmodulin-dependent protein kinase type IV, translating into MLKVTMLSSRAGATPAPDYWIDGSKKEILADYYELESELGRGATSVVCRCRQKGTQKPFAVKTLKKTVDKKIVRTEIGVLLRLSHPNIIKLKEIFETPSEISLVLELVTGGELFDRVVEKGFYTERDAADAVKQVLEAVAYLHENGVVHRDLKPENLLYATSAPDAPLKIADFGLSKIIDDQVTMKTVCGTPGYCAPEILRGCAYGPEVDMWSVGVITYILLCGFEPFFDDRGDQYMFKRILNCEYEFVSPWWDNVSLNAKDLVRKLIVQDPKKRLTTLQALQHPWVTGKAVNSAHMDTAQKKLQEFNARRKLKAAVKAVVASSRLGSAGSHGHADNSKSSNCNSATNQEGAQEEQPRNDQSQIQEGS